A stretch of Girardinichthys multiradiatus isolate DD_20200921_A chromosome 20, DD_fGirMul_XY1, whole genome shotgun sequence DNA encodes these proteins:
- the nab2 gene encoding NGFI-A-binding protein 2 isoform X2, with product MSLPRTLGELQLYRVLQRANLLAYYETFIQQGGDDVQQLCEAAEEEFLEIMALVGMATKPLHVRRLQKALRDWAANPALFSQPVANVPLGGIPLFKVEGTGSSGSAGGPRKGLSNGQPGSPCEREDRACLTPMYSGSPRSPCSQASPQPPDTHYREKLSPMDPHWLSPDPDGNGALASASGAEEEPHSPPLVSTGPPGPSTSPVPSASFVPAPLSAWPGGQLDEETTRAVVESVERLHRTLPRSDPAEVKTLLRMNKKIAKTVGHIFRMGSQDANKEEEIRKYSLIYGRFDSKRREGKQLTHHELIINEAAAQFCMRDNALLLRRVELFSLARQVARKCAYTSTLKHARSNADENCGLSQKRARHEVIVSESSLLGVEGSEGATQRMDEDSLSTESLDYSSYQCNQSSSPRPHTDASNPASWSRHLIQQTLMDEGLRLARMVSHDRAGKLTLGPEGTHSADHDIKVERPVLLTACRSSSPCVTKEPTITSNHRGK from the exons ATGTCTCTGCCACGCACCCTTGGGGAGTTGCAACTCTATCGGGTGCTGCAGAGGGCCAATCTGTTGGCCTACTATGAAACATTCATCCAGCAAGGCGGTGATGACGTGCAACAGCTCTGCGAGGCTGCCGAGGAGGAGTTCCTGGAAATCATGGCCCTGGTTGGCATGGCCACCAAGCCGCTGCATGTGCGTAGGCTGCAGAAGGCTCTCCGAGACTGGGCGGCGAACCCTGCCCTTTTCAGCCAGCCTGTGGCTAATGTCCCTCTTGGGGGGATACCACTGTTCAAAGTTGAAGGGACTGGCTCGAGTGGATCAGCAGGTGGGCCCAGAAAGGGTTTGAGCAACGGGCAGCCTGGTTCTCCCTGTGAGAGAGAGGATAGGGCATGTCTCACCCCAATGTACAGTGGGAGTCCAAGAAGTCCCTGTTCCCAGGCCTCTCCACAGCCACCGGACACACACTACAGGGAAAAACTTTCTCCCATGGACCCACACTGGCTCAGCCCAGACCCTGATGGGAATGGTGCTCTTGCCTCTGCATCTGGAGCAGAGGAGGAGCCGCACAGCCCACCTCTTGTGTCAACAGGTCCTCCGGGTCCCTCCACATCTCCAGTTCCCTCTGCGTCCTTCGTCCCAGCACCCCTGTCAGCCTGGCCAGGAGGGCAGCTTGATGAGGAGACAACCAGAGCCGTGGTGGAGAGCGTGGAAAGACTCCACAGAACCCTGCCCAGGTCAGACCCTGCAGAGGTAAAGACTCTGCTGAGGATGAAcaagaaaattgcaaaaactgTGGGTCACATCTTCAGAATGGGCTCTCAGGATGCAAACAAGGAGGAGGAGATCCGGAAATACAGTCTCATTTATGGTCGCTTTGACTCCAAGAGGAGAGAAGGCAAGCAGCTCACACATCATGAG TTGATCATCAATGAGGCTGCTGCCCAGTTCTGCATGAGAGACAACGCTCTCCTGCTCAGACGGGTGGAGCTCTTTTCTTTGGCTCGACAGGTGGCGAGGAAATGTGCCTACACTTCCACACTGAAACACGCAAG GTCAAATGCAGATGAGAACTGCGGTTTGTCTCAGAAGAGAGCGAGACACGAG GTCATTGTGTCTGAGTCATCACTCCTTGGAGTGGAGGGATCTGAAGGAGCAACTCAGAGAATGGATGAAGACAGCTTGTCTACAGAGAGCCTTGACT ACTCCAGCTACCAGTGCAACCAGTCCTCTTCCCCACGTCCCCACACTGACGCCTCAAACCCTGCCAGCTGGAGCCGCCATCTAATACAGCAGACACTAATGGACGAAGGCCTGCGTTTGGCTCGGATGGTGTCACACGATCGGGCTGGAAAACTCACCCTGGGGCCGGAGGGAACTCACTCTGCAG ACCATGACATTAAGGTGGAGCGGCCAGTCTTGTTAACAGCATGCAGGAGCAGTAGCCCTTGTGTCACCAAAGAGCCAACCATCACCTCCAACCACAGAGGAAAGTGA
- the dnajc14 gene encoding dnaJ homolog subfamily C member 14 isoform X2, with translation MEREVAEKEMDDEEEIPVIDSGVGDAESCESTETKENTEEVSVGFEHDLDYENPQVINQEQDEAAKEQQMNGESGCRALGGGRRCKLRSDSSLFEQSGQSAFSSFQKGSIPSSGSRHKPTRRRNHHHHQQSRGRRRSGRQLFLAFREMLSESLSVWCISCVHMLIEIIVTLTHNCGVCVETGVLKLYNFGMQLLVKITDLPGMKADISRILKWMKCAGADLGDKTMRTLKWLKTAVSSCFRLFCAVVIFSFQWVKGMLLRVGGERGKRCWTAFLESRVWKRIVSVLERVRSWFRKYRNTPSSPESPGRAGRGEPSQELERLLALAEVPEGELDPFMVLGVEVHATETELKKAYRQLAVQVHPDKNKHPRAGEAFKVLRAAWDIVSNPETRREYELKRMAATELSKSMNEFLTKLQDDLKEAMNTMMCTKCEGKHKRFEMDRDPAEARFCSECNRCHSAEEGDLWAESSMLGLRITFFACMEGKVYDITEWAGCQRISISPDTHRVPYHISFGSKNNSNAARHRSPSEHTTGPSHPADLQDFFNRMFKGGPPNEMAANGGGFFPSGPPHHNPPGAGATPFSPPSGQTGFYMPGGHRPESSETWPDGGKPPRRRKKVRKPFQR, from the exons ATGGAGAGGGAAGTGGCTGAGAAAGAGATGGATGATGAGGAG GAAATACCAGTTATTGACTCTGGAGTTGGTGATGCAGAGTCATGTGAATCCACAGAGACTAAAGAGAATACAGAAGAGGTTTCAGTGGGGTTTGAACATGACTTGGATTATGAGAACCCACAGGTTATAAATCAAGAACAGGATGAAGCTGCAAAGGAGCAACAAATGAATGGAGAGTCCGGCTGCAGGGCATTGGGAGGTGGACGGAGGTGCAAGTTGAGGAGCGACAGTTCTCTGTTTGAGCAGAGCGGTCAAAGTGCTTTTTCCTCCTTTCAGAAAGGCAGCATCCCATCAAGTGGAAGTCGGCACAAGCCGACTCGCAGGCGCAACCATCACCACCATCAGCAGAGCCGGGGTCGCAGGAGGTCAGGAAGACAACTTTTCTTGGCTTTCAGAGAGATGCTGTCTGAGTCTCTGAGTGTCTGGTGCATCTCGTGCGTCCACATGCTGATTGAGATTATTGTGACATTAACTCACAACTGTGGAGTCTGTGTGGAAACCGGAGTCTTGAAACTTTACAACTTTGGGATGCAACTTCTTGTTAAGATCACTGATCTACCTGGAATGAAGGCAGACATTAGTCGGATTTTGAAATGGATGAAATGCGCAGGAGCCGACCTTGGGGATAAAACCATGAGGACTCTGAAGTGGTTAAAGACAGCTGTCTCATCTTGTTTCAGACTTTTCTGTGCTGTAGTTATTTTCAGCTTCCAGTGGGTAAAGGGAATGTTGCTGCGTGTTGGTGGTGAGAGGGGTAAACGCTGTTGGACAGCTTTTCTGGAATCACGAGTCTGGAAGAGGATTGTGTCTGTGCTGGAGAGAGTTCGGAGCTGGTTTAGGAAGTATCGCAATACACCCTCATCACCTGAGTCACCAGGCAGAGCAGGAAGAGGTGAGCCAAGTCAGGAGCTAGAACGACTGCTGGCGTTGGCCGAGGTGCCAGAGGGGGAGCTTGACCCCTTCATGGTGCTTGGCGTGGAGGTACATGCTACAGAGACTGAGCTGAAGAAGGCCTACAGACAGCTGGCTGTCCAG GTCCATCCAGACAAGAACAAGCATCCACGAGCTGGAGAGGCGTTTAAAGTTCTGAGGGCAGCCTGGGATATTGTCAGCAACCCTGAGACACGTCGAGAGTATGAGCT GAAGCGAATGGCAGCAACTGAGCTCTCAAAGTCCATGAACGAGTTTCTTACTAAGCTACAGGATGACCTGAAGGAAGCTATGAACACCATGATGTGCACAAAGTGTGAAGGCAAGCACAA GCGGTTCGAGATGGATCGAGATCCCGCTGAAGCCCGCTTTTGTTCTGAATGCAACCGTTGCCATAGTGCTGAGGAGGGAGACCTGTGGGCCGAGTCCAGCATGTTGGGCTTACGCATCACGTTCTTTGCTTGTATGGAAGGAAAGGTGTATGATATTACAG AGTGGGCCGGTTGCCAAAGAATAAGCATTTCCCCCGATACACATCGCGTACCGTACCACATCTCCTTTGGGTCGAAGAATAACAGCAACGCCGCACGACACAG GAGCCCCTCAGAGCATACCACAGGTCCGTCACACCCGGCTGATTTGCAGGACTTCTTCAACAGAATGTTTAAGGGTGGACCGCCAAATGAAATGGCTGCCAATGGTGGAGGCTTTTTTCCCTCAGGTCCACCCCACCATAACCCACCCGGTGCTGGAGCAACTCCTTTCTCCCCTCCCTCGGGTCAGACAGGTTTCTACATGCCGGGGGGCCATCGGCCAGAGTCCAGCGAGACGTGGCCTGATGGGGGCAAACCCCCCAGGAGGAGAAAGAAGGTCCGAAAACCCTTCCAGAGGTGA
- the nab2 gene encoding NGFI-A-binding protein 2 isoform X1 has translation MSLPRTLGELQLYRVLQRANLLAYYETFIQQGGDDVQQLCEAAEEEFLEIMALVGMATKPLHVRRLQKALRDWAANPALFSQPVANVPLGGIPLFKVEGTGSSGSAGGPRKGLSNGQPGSPCEREDRACLTPMYSGSPRSPCSQASPQPPDTHYREKLSPMDPHWLSPDPDGNGALASASGAEEEPHSPPLVSTGPPGPSTSPVPSASFVPAPLSAWPGGQLDEETTRAVVESVERLHRTLPRSDPAEVKTLLRMNKKIAKTVGHIFRMGSQDANKEEEIRKYSLIYGRFDSKRREGKQLTHHELIINEAAAQFCMRDNALLLRRVELFSLARQVARKCAYTSTLKHARSNADENCGLSQKRARHEVIVSESSLLGVEGSEGATQRMDEDSLSTESLDCVSHDSSYQCNQSSSPRPHTDASNPASWSRHLIQQTLMDEGLRLARMVSHDRAGKLTLGPEGTHSADHDIKVERPVLLTACRSSSPCVTKEPTITSNHRGK, from the exons ATGTCTCTGCCACGCACCCTTGGGGAGTTGCAACTCTATCGGGTGCTGCAGAGGGCCAATCTGTTGGCCTACTATGAAACATTCATCCAGCAAGGCGGTGATGACGTGCAACAGCTCTGCGAGGCTGCCGAGGAGGAGTTCCTGGAAATCATGGCCCTGGTTGGCATGGCCACCAAGCCGCTGCATGTGCGTAGGCTGCAGAAGGCTCTCCGAGACTGGGCGGCGAACCCTGCCCTTTTCAGCCAGCCTGTGGCTAATGTCCCTCTTGGGGGGATACCACTGTTCAAAGTTGAAGGGACTGGCTCGAGTGGATCAGCAGGTGGGCCCAGAAAGGGTTTGAGCAACGGGCAGCCTGGTTCTCCCTGTGAGAGAGAGGATAGGGCATGTCTCACCCCAATGTACAGTGGGAGTCCAAGAAGTCCCTGTTCCCAGGCCTCTCCACAGCCACCGGACACACACTACAGGGAAAAACTTTCTCCCATGGACCCACACTGGCTCAGCCCAGACCCTGATGGGAATGGTGCTCTTGCCTCTGCATCTGGAGCAGAGGAGGAGCCGCACAGCCCACCTCTTGTGTCAACAGGTCCTCCGGGTCCCTCCACATCTCCAGTTCCCTCTGCGTCCTTCGTCCCAGCACCCCTGTCAGCCTGGCCAGGAGGGCAGCTTGATGAGGAGACAACCAGAGCCGTGGTGGAGAGCGTGGAAAGACTCCACAGAACCCTGCCCAGGTCAGACCCTGCAGAGGTAAAGACTCTGCTGAGGATGAAcaagaaaattgcaaaaactgTGGGTCACATCTTCAGAATGGGCTCTCAGGATGCAAACAAGGAGGAGGAGATCCGGAAATACAGTCTCATTTATGGTCGCTTTGACTCCAAGAGGAGAGAAGGCAAGCAGCTCACACATCATGAG TTGATCATCAATGAGGCTGCTGCCCAGTTCTGCATGAGAGACAACGCTCTCCTGCTCAGACGGGTGGAGCTCTTTTCTTTGGCTCGACAGGTGGCGAGGAAATGTGCCTACACTTCCACACTGAAACACGCAAG GTCAAATGCAGATGAGAACTGCGGTTTGTCTCAGAAGAGAGCGAGACACGAG GTCATTGTGTCTGAGTCATCACTCCTTGGAGTGGAGGGATCTGAAGGAGCAACTCAGAGAATGGATGAAGACAGCTTGTCTACAGAGAGCCTTGACTGTGTGTCGCATG ACTCCAGCTACCAGTGCAACCAGTCCTCTTCCCCACGTCCCCACACTGACGCCTCAAACCCTGCCAGCTGGAGCCGCCATCTAATACAGCAGACACTAATGGACGAAGGCCTGCGTTTGGCTCGGATGGTGTCACACGATCGGGCTGGAAAACTCACCCTGGGGCCGGAGGGAACTCACTCTGCAG ACCATGACATTAAGGTGGAGCGGCCAGTCTTGTTAACAGCATGCAGGAGCAGTAGCCCTTGTGTCACCAAAGAGCCAACCATCACCTCCAACCACAGAGGAAAGTGA
- the dnajc14 gene encoding dnaJ homolog subfamily C member 14 isoform X1 yields the protein MEREVAEKEMDDEEVCVGDFVSEASFSEQQTGGTGEYTQEHNFVHLKSQEIPVIDSGVGDAESCESTETKENTEEVSVGFEHDLDYENPQVINQEQDEAAKEQQMNGESGCRALGGGRRCKLRSDSSLFEQSGQSAFSSFQKGSIPSSGSRHKPTRRRNHHHHQQSRGRRRSGRQLFLAFREMLSESLSVWCISCVHMLIEIIVTLTHNCGVCVETGVLKLYNFGMQLLVKITDLPGMKADISRILKWMKCAGADLGDKTMRTLKWLKTAVSSCFRLFCAVVIFSFQWVKGMLLRVGGERGKRCWTAFLESRVWKRIVSVLERVRSWFRKYRNTPSSPESPGRAGRGEPSQELERLLALAEVPEGELDPFMVLGVEVHATETELKKAYRQLAVQVHPDKNKHPRAGEAFKVLRAAWDIVSNPETRREYELKRMAATELSKSMNEFLTKLQDDLKEAMNTMMCTKCEGKHKRFEMDRDPAEARFCSECNRCHSAEEGDLWAESSMLGLRITFFACMEGKVYDITEWAGCQRISISPDTHRVPYHISFGSKNNSNAARHRSPSEHTTGPSHPADLQDFFNRMFKGGPPNEMAANGGGFFPSGPPHHNPPGAGATPFSPPSGQTGFYMPGGHRPESSETWPDGGKPPRRRKKVRKPFQR from the exons ATGGAGAGGGAAGTGGCTGAGAAAGAGATGGATGATGAGGAGGTATGTGTAGGTGATTTTGTCTCAGAGGCCAGTTTTAGTGAGCAGCAAACTGGAGGGACTGGTGAGTACACGCAGGAGCATAATTTTGTCCATCTCAAATCTCAGGAAATACCAGTTATTGACTCTGGAGTTGGTGATGCAGAGTCATGTGAATCCACAGAGACTAAAGAGAATACAGAAGAGGTTTCAGTGGGGTTTGAACATGACTTGGATTATGAGAACCCACAGGTTATAAATCAAGAACAGGATGAAGCTGCAAAGGAGCAACAAATGAATGGAGAGTCCGGCTGCAGGGCATTGGGAGGTGGACGGAGGTGCAAGTTGAGGAGCGACAGTTCTCTGTTTGAGCAGAGCGGTCAAAGTGCTTTTTCCTCCTTTCAGAAAGGCAGCATCCCATCAAGTGGAAGTCGGCACAAGCCGACTCGCAGGCGCAACCATCACCACCATCAGCAGAGCCGGGGTCGCAGGAGGTCAGGAAGACAACTTTTCTTGGCTTTCAGAGAGATGCTGTCTGAGTCTCTGAGTGTCTGGTGCATCTCGTGCGTCCACATGCTGATTGAGATTATTGTGACATTAACTCACAACTGTGGAGTCTGTGTGGAAACCGGAGTCTTGAAACTTTACAACTTTGGGATGCAACTTCTTGTTAAGATCACTGATCTACCTGGAATGAAGGCAGACATTAGTCGGATTTTGAAATGGATGAAATGCGCAGGAGCCGACCTTGGGGATAAAACCATGAGGACTCTGAAGTGGTTAAAGACAGCTGTCTCATCTTGTTTCAGACTTTTCTGTGCTGTAGTTATTTTCAGCTTCCAGTGGGTAAAGGGAATGTTGCTGCGTGTTGGTGGTGAGAGGGGTAAACGCTGTTGGACAGCTTTTCTGGAATCACGAGTCTGGAAGAGGATTGTGTCTGTGCTGGAGAGAGTTCGGAGCTGGTTTAGGAAGTATCGCAATACACCCTCATCACCTGAGTCACCAGGCAGAGCAGGAAGAGGTGAGCCAAGTCAGGAGCTAGAACGACTGCTGGCGTTGGCCGAGGTGCCAGAGGGGGAGCTTGACCCCTTCATGGTGCTTGGCGTGGAGGTACATGCTACAGAGACTGAGCTGAAGAAGGCCTACAGACAGCTGGCTGTCCAG GTCCATCCAGACAAGAACAAGCATCCACGAGCTGGAGAGGCGTTTAAAGTTCTGAGGGCAGCCTGGGATATTGTCAGCAACCCTGAGACACGTCGAGAGTATGAGCT GAAGCGAATGGCAGCAACTGAGCTCTCAAAGTCCATGAACGAGTTTCTTACTAAGCTACAGGATGACCTGAAGGAAGCTATGAACACCATGATGTGCACAAAGTGTGAAGGCAAGCACAA GCGGTTCGAGATGGATCGAGATCCCGCTGAAGCCCGCTTTTGTTCTGAATGCAACCGTTGCCATAGTGCTGAGGAGGGAGACCTGTGGGCCGAGTCCAGCATGTTGGGCTTACGCATCACGTTCTTTGCTTGTATGGAAGGAAAGGTGTATGATATTACAG AGTGGGCCGGTTGCCAAAGAATAAGCATTTCCCCCGATACACATCGCGTACCGTACCACATCTCCTTTGGGTCGAAGAATAACAGCAACGCCGCACGACACAG GAGCCCCTCAGAGCATACCACAGGTCCGTCACACCCGGCTGATTTGCAGGACTTCTTCAACAGAATGTTTAAGGGTGGACCGCCAAATGAAATGGCTGCCAATGGTGGAGGCTTTTTTCCCTCAGGTCCACCCCACCATAACCCACCCGGTGCTGGAGCAACTCCTTTCTCCCCTCCCTCGGGTCAGACAGGTTTCTACATGCCGGGGGGCCATCGGCCAGAGTCCAGCGAGACGTGGCCTGATGGGGGCAAACCCCCCAGGAGGAGAAAGAAGGTCCGAAAACCCTTCCAGAGGTGA